One Triticum dicoccoides isolate Atlit2015 ecotype Zavitan unplaced genomic scaffold, WEW_v2.0 scaffold87329, whole genome shotgun sequence genomic window carries:
- the LOC119348168 gene encoding uncharacterized protein LOC119348168, producing the protein MDGYGVPASGPSTLRQIDDVPSESEDEEGIGFPAGGAVAESDSDEEDQIQVNGKAPSIGSRCSVKKLHDLISSFDEEKRQYVAEMEFGGLLELPKITRTDRHFLMSILSHIDEEANSITIDHKRDMQFFDEDVKLVIGIPCGTAPVRPPDHAVPEVVVTQIREMFGIGPGEHSILPIVEAVKQTYGRPMTTHEKNRFKVGLVICACTYLLAPTMKNDYFCTDYWGALATAELIHMHNWCRYTREELLVAAKRVKADLLGGRLKSNLSGCLPFVQVFYIDNLDVGEQNIDHTARPRVKAYSYAAIRSIIEKDIKSRKGDYPVIYGRLLPRPAADVYYHRNPITRQRAASTSAGRDSRSSVPSNRGSLDIKEASYLVLDKISKFTARCEEVLISTARKKEEENHRHFSALNTLENSAQQKIKKEAKRMRDEFFSFFKNFERQHAAIRMRRGASGVDVDSGNCRNASPIPDLAVSTPCNAKPTPPASGGCQGNTNSSPDVVEVTPRRFKRIAKKPKKVTFECGPSGVMDITDSEDNVNDCLSHPTAIRSTSALEDGNPEDSSPVVNIALDSLIREAERYSRSGKQIVDGSTATRDSILELASRGQSSGAKDVEDGAATYSVCCAQDPNFDNRRQWNYPSGHPLIEETPSFDLGVFTPPCNKAKEPTSLSIGSIKGITRKDLFGAGEFSTKTPGSADQVTPSTPFHIGSATIHPTQEHRVVAHVSPVSCTRSVATGLLDFREEVEADCVNLNKPVEEISLPAPPPKRRVAPGPAGRSPFVMQYRLSERASGDATHLYLTFSQMDGAVLSNNWVVSPFPSYIELTGIALKRQLSVGGFIEIDLMNVFMRRFQQLENAWARKYGDSPWRHYLEPDFMSHVLRGGGFIHNDYVRNIFVGHHISHDVNRCPMMVLPVHHAHAWSTYIFDFPRRRTTILDPMINNGDRPADELRNEHIKIADELRGALLECIAEYFDGWTPKTKGWQKWFPKLTTGPWVCSRASSGVIALHYARQWMGTKLQRTLSPICAKAYATRLAPLAQQVILKSQTAFLKGRNILEGPIALLEIVHELKRTKGKGVLLKLDFEKAYDRVNWEFVPEVLLKKAIEAGFVRRIMHLVSSCQTAVTINGVMGKFFRNKRGLRQGDPSSPLNFNFVADALAAMFNKARTSGHIKGSQQGGVDAKTSSAAAKPTRRGVPIRPWKGPLPRLRPLQPLALAAFWPEPPVATDAEAAEGFGAAAGPLRYGVTPAYITPVPRAAAPAPAPVVFGATNQSAAPEALARRHKHKRKGGRHDAAAGTVPPATETLPVVGAVPATLIPQSINVAPVVAASTDAAGHGPKGKRTGLWCFKCRSDDHLSKDCTVVHYCHICDNYKHPMHGCPVLKQQRPIASLGGCGLVNAMFVQLPDSLFKEYLAPPTLPTALVMISCGSLSAAEVEVEVAKIASVQSSWKWEAMPHGDNAFLVCFSFVEILKRVAAFEYNVKSHNVQVAFSEWRAEKVPSILPLQLVWVHVTASLHLSIISSVAVRSLDIFSKKDGSDDASVFSDVYVKLNGYSFRFVLEDDHVPDADLIPRIWENHDDGHENDTNRDEDMTDRDASKRSKNVQAVDENKTSEAQTSSVVPMQITQTSAQAAPPGFSAARPDMAMAVTGLPIPDAAHTHVVDLAQSLAASAMHAIDGEGRSMVPDCMRHAAAVECGPAALTRLALKQPSAAPQRILLAPLR; encoded by the exons CGCTGTTCCGGAGGTAGTGGTGACACAGATAAGAGAGATGTTTGGAATTGGTCCAGGAGAGCACAGCATACTGCCAATCGTTGAAGCTGTGAAGCAGACATACGGGCGTCCTATGACGACACACGAGAAGAACAGGTTCAAAGTGGGGCTGGTCATATGCGCATGCACATACCTCCTCGCTCCAACAATGAAGAACGACTACTTCTGTACTGATTATTGGGGCGCGCTGGCAACGGCAGAGCTCATACATATGCACAACTGGTGCCGATATACAAGGGAAGAGCTGTTAGTTGCGGCGAAGAGGGTGAAGGCAGACCTTCTAGGAGGGCGTCTGAAGTCTAATCTATCAGGTTGCCTCCCATTTGTACAG GTGTTCTATATTGACAATCTTGACGTTGGAGAGCAGAACATCGACCACACCGCGCGCCCAAGAGTGAAGGCGTACAGCTACGCAGCTATCAGATCAATAATTGAAAAGGACATCAAGTCGCGCAAGGGAGATTACCCAGTCATCTATGGCAGACTCCTG CCAAGACCAGCAGCAGATGTCTATTATCACAGAAACCCTATAACAAGGCAACGGGCAGCAAGCACATCAGCCGGTCGTGACTCTCGAAGCTCTGTTCCATCAAATCGTGGTTCGTTAGACATTAAGGAG GCTTCTTACCTCGTCTTAGACAAAATATCAAAGTTCACAGCCCGTTGTGAGGAGGTTCTAATTTCCACTGCAAGGAAGAAAGAAGAGGAGAACCACCGTCATTTCAGTGCACTAAATACCTTGGAAAACTCTGCCCAACAAAAAATAAAGAAGGAGGCCAAAAGAATGAGGGATGAATTCTTTTCGTTCTTCAAAAACTTCGAGAGGCAACATGCTGCGATAAGGATGCGAAGGGGTGCATCAG GTGTCGATGTTGATTCTGGTAATTGCCGCAACGCATCCCCAATACCAGATCTCGCTGTGTcaacgccttgcaatgccaaaccaACACCTCCAGCGAGCGGCGGGTGTCAGGGCAACACAAACTCATCACCGGACGTTGTCGAGGTGACTCCTAGGCGGTTCAAAAGGATAGCAAAGAAACCGAAGAAGGTAACATTTGAGTGCGGGCCATCAGGCGTCATGGACATCACAGACAGCGAAGATAATGTGAATGATTGTTTATCACACCCTACAGCAATACGTTCAACTTCTGCCCTGGAAGATGGCAACCCGGAAGACAGCTCGCCTGTCGTCAACATCGCACTAGACAGCTTGATAAGAGAAGCAGAGAGGTACAGCAGGTCAGGCAAGCAGATTGTTGACGGTTCCACTGCAACCAGGGATTCCATCCTGGAACTTGCAAGTAGAGGTCAATCATCTGGCGCAAAAGATGTCGAGGATGGTGCAGCAACATACTCTGTTTGTTGTGCTCAAGACCCCAACTTCGACAACAGGCGTCAATGGAACTACCCGTCTGGACACCCACTTATCGAGGAGACGCCGTCATTTGACCTGGGCGTCTTCACACCTCCTTGCAATAAAGCAAAAGAACCTACCTCGTTGAGCATTGGTTCCATAAAGGGCATCACGCGGAAAGACCTGTTCGGCGCTGGTGAATTCTCCACTAAAACTCCTG GGTCTGCAGACCAGGTGACACCATCAACCCCCTTTCACATAGGGAGCGCAACTATACATCCCACACAAGAACACCGTGTGGTGGCACACGTGTCACCGGTTAGTTGCACTAGGTCTGTAGCCACTGGCCTTTTGGACTTCAGAGAGGAAGTAGAGGCAGACTGTGTAAACCTGAACAAACCGGTTGAGGAAATATCACTACCCGCACCACCACCCAAAAGGAGAGTTGCCCCTGGGCCTGCCGGCCGATCGCCGTTTGTCATGCAATATCGTTTGTCCGAGAGGGCTTCAGGAGATGCAACACATTTGTATCTAACATTCTCCCAGATGGACGGAGCAGTGCTAAGCAA CAACTGGGTTGTTAGTCCATTTCCAAGCTACATAGAGCTGACGGGCATCGCACTCAAAAGACAGTTGAGCGTGGGAGGTTTCATAGAGATAGACTTGATGAATGTTTTTATGCGGAGGTTCCAGCAGCTAGAGAATGCTTGGGCCAGAAAATATGGCGACTCACCATGGAGGCATTACTTGGAACCAGACTTCATG AGCCACGTATTGCGAGGCGGAGGATTCATCCATAATGACTATGTAAGGAACATTTTTGTTGGGCATCACATCTCGCATGATGTCAACAGATGCCCTATG ATGGTCTTGCCAGTGCATCATGCGCACGCTTGGTCAACATATATATTCGACTTCCCGAGGAGGAGGACAACCATTTTAGATCCTATGATCAACAACGGGGACAGACCAGCAGATGAATTGCGCAACGAACACATAAAAATAGCAGATGAGCTACGCGGGGCGCTATTGGAATGCATAGCTGAATACTTCGATGGTTGGACACCCAAGACCAAAGGATGGCAGAAGTGGTTCCCAAAACTCACAACTGGACCTTGGGTCTGCAGCAG GGCTTCTAGCGGGGTCATTGCGCTACACTATGCTAGGCAGTGGATGGGGACGAAGCTACAGAGGACTTTATCGCCG ATTTGTGCTAAAGCATACGCCACTCGGTTGGCACCTTTAGCCCAACAGGTGATCCTTAAGAGCCAAACAGCTTTCCTTAAGGGGCGCAACATCTTGGAGGGTCCAATTGCGCTGCTTGAGATTGTCCATGAGCTTAAACGCACCAAGGGCAAAGGGGTGCTGCTCAAATTAGACTTCGAAAAAGCATATGACCGCGTGAACTGGGAGTTCGTGCCGGAAGTCCTCCTCAAAAAGGCTATAGAGGCGGGTTTCGTCCGCCGAATCATGCACCTCGTCAGTAGTTGTCAGACGGCGGTCACAATTAATGGTGTGATGGGTAAGTTCTTCCGCAACAAAAGGGGATTACGTCAAGGGGACCCGAGCTCGCCGCTCAATTTCAATTTTGTTGCGGACGCCTTGGCAGCAATGTTCAATAAGGCGAGAACATCGGGGCACATCAAAGG GTCTCAGCAAGGCGGCGTCGACGCCAAGACTTCGTCGGCGGCTGCGAAGCCCACCCGCCGGGGCGTGCCCATCCGCCCTTGGAAAGGGCCTCTTCCGCGGCTGAGACCGCTGCAGCCGCTCGCCCTGGCGGCGTTCTGGCCTGAGCCGCCGGTGGCAACGGACGCGGAGGCAGCGGAGG GCTTCGGGGCCGCCGCCGGTCCGCTTCGCTACGGCGTAACACCGGCGTACATCACACCTGTCCCGCGAGCTGCTGCCCCAGCGCCGGCGCCGGTCGTCTTCGGGGCCACCAATCAATCAGCTGCACCTGAGGCTCTGGCTCGCCGCCACAAGCACAAGCGCAAGGGGGGACGCCATGACGCCGCTGCTGGTACCGTCCCTCCGGCCACGGAAACTCTGCCGGTGGTAGGGGCCGTCCCTGCCACACTGATTCCTCAGTCTATTAACGTCGCTCCAGTTGTTGCAGCCTCCACTGACGCCGCTGGGCATGGCCCAAAAGGAAAGAGAACCGGTCTTTGGTGCTTCAAATGCCGTTCAGATGATCATCTCTCTAAGGACTGCACGGTGGTACATTACTGTCATATTTGTGACAACTACAAACACCCTATGCATGGCTGCCCTGTGCTCAAGCAACAAAGACCTATTGCGTCGCTAGGTGGATGCGGTCTTGTAAATGCAATGTTCGTGCAGCTACCGGATTCGCTTTTCAAGGAATATCTAGCACCACCAACACTTCCAACTGCTTTGGTCATGATCTCCTGTGGTTCTTTGTCCGCtgctgaggtggaggtggaggtcgcTAAGATCGCCTCGGTCCAGTCATCTTGGAAGTGGGAAGCCATGCCGCATGGAGACAATGCGTTCCTAGTTTGTTTTTCATTTGTCGAGATTTTGAAACGTGTGGCTGCTTTTGAGTACAATGTCAAATCACACAATGTGCAGGTTGCATTCAGTGAATGGAGAGCTGAGAAGGTCCCATCCATTCTTCCTTTGCAGCTTGTGTGGGTTCACGTCACTGCGTCCCTCCACCTCTCCATCATTTCCTCG GTTGCCGTACGTTCTTTGGATATTTTCTCCAAAAAAGACGGGTCTGATGATGCTTCGGTTTTCTCGGATGTCTATGTTAAACTTAATGGCTATTCGTTTCGGTTTGTTCTGGAGGACGACCACGTCCCCGATGCTGACTTAATCCCACGAATATGGGAAAACCATGATGATGGCCATGAGAACGACACTAATCGGGATGAGGATATGACTGACAGAGATGCTAGCAAAAGGTCTAAAAATGTCCAAGCTGTTGATGAAAACAAAACGTCAGAGGCTCAAACTAGCTCTGTAGTCCCCATGCAGATCACACAGACATCAGCTCAGGCAGCGCCTCCGGGCTTCTCAGCGGCACGGCCGGATATGGCAATGGCAGTGACGGGACTACCAATCCCTGATGCTGCTCACACGCATGTAGTGGACCTGGCGCAGTCCCTAGCTGCAAGCGCCATGCATGCAATAGATGGGGAGGGCCGGTCCATGGTCCCTGACTGCATGCGCCATGCAGCAGCCGTGGAATGTGGCCCAGCTGCCCTCACGAGGCTAGCACTCAAGCAGCCATCTGCTGCTCCCCAGCGCATACTGCTGGCCCCGCTTCGGTGA